The Desulfovibrio sp. UCD-KL4C genome includes the window GAATATTGCAGAAATGGATGGCAATAAATATAGCCTTTCAATCCTCGGTAAAAATCTTGTAGTACCTGACTAATACCTTTAACCGTGCTTAAAAGAGTATAGTTAGAAAAATCTGATAAATGAGGAGAATTTAAATGGCAAAAAAGATTCTGATGATTGTCGGCGACTTTGTTGAAGACTATGAAGTTATGGTCCCATTTCAGGCTCTTCAGGCAATGGGCTTTGATGTAGACGCTGTCTGCCCGGGTAAAAAATCCGGTGAACAGGTTGCTACGGCTGTACATGACTTTGTTGGACATCAAACATACGTGGAAATGCCGGGTCACAACTTCACCCTCAATGCAGACTTTGACACGGTTAAAACTGAAGATTATGCTGCTCTCGTAGTTCCCGGCGGAAGAGCCCCCGAGTATCTGCGTTTAAACGAAAAAGTACTCGAAATGGTCCGCAGCTTCCCGGCAACAGACCGTCCTGTCGCGGCTATATGTCACGGTCCGCAGCTGCTTGCAGCCGCCGGAGTACTCAAAGGCAAAAAAGTTACAGCATATCCGGCCTGCGGACCTGAAGTAACTCTCGCCGGCGGTGAATATGTTGCAATTGATGTTGATGATGCGATTGCCGACGGCAAGCTTGTAACAGCACCCGCCTGGCCTGCTCACCCTAAATGGCTCAGAATCTTTGTTGATATAGTTAAC containing:
- a CDS encoding DJ-1/PfpI family protein, with the protein product MAKKILMIVGDFVEDYEVMVPFQALQAMGFDVDAVCPGKKSGEQVATAVHDFVGHQTYVEMPGHNFTLNADFDTVKTEDYAALVVPGGRAPEYLRLNEKVLEMVRSFPATDRPVAAICHGPQLLAAAGVLKGKKVTAYPACGPEVTLAGGEYVAIDVDDAIADGKLVTAPAWPAHPKWLRIFVDIVNKE